In Camelus bactrianus isolate YW-2024 breed Bactrian camel chromosome 5, ASM4877302v1, whole genome shotgun sequence, the DNA window GAAGTAGTGACAGGCTGTGGGAGTACAGGCAATCACAAATAACTCAGCTTGACGGAAATGACAATTGAGTGGGTCTCAAATGCTTTTGAAGGATGAATGATAGttcttctgattaaaaaaagGGGAATAACTTCTTGTCCTTAAATCTCCTCCAGAGACTTCCATTAGCCAAGTTTAAGTGGTTCTCATCCTAAGAGTACAGACTGCATTACATGTAGTAGTTACAATGTCCTTGGTAGCAAGTGAAAGAAAACACTGACTCAGAtgacttaaaaaataagcaaTGTATTGTATCACATAACAAGAAGGCTGGGGGCAGGCAGTTCAGGCAGCCTCAACACCACCCTTCCTCACTGGGTCAACTTAGCTCTTTCATATTGCAAGATGGCGCCCACAGTGATTGCCATCCCATGCAGACAAAGCAATACCCCTCAGGGGAAAGGACTGCTTCTCCTTTGAAGTAAAACCTTTCCCATAAGCCCCTGACATACTTAACTCCCGTTGGTCCACACACCATCCTTTATTGGCCAGAACTGCATCCCATGCACATGTGTAACCTAAATGCTGATAAGAAGAGGAGCCACATCAGCAGTTGGACTAGGTCTCGGGGCTTGACCTGAAGCTCCTGCCTGTCCTGAAGCACAGGGCTGTGCAGAAACAGGTGGAttccccaacaaaacaaaacaaaactggggtCTTGttaggaaggagaaaggggagatGACTCGTAGGTATGTAATCAACAGTGTTTGCGGCAGTTAGGCTTGGAGAATGTTAaggttctgttctctttgtgGATGAATACTACCTAACacttttgtttattcttgtttatgctttttgctcctttcctttctccttctgccCTAGTAGTCAGCTGAATAAATCAAGCACTGTATCAATAGGAAAAAGTGTTATGTGGAGAGTGTACATACAAATCTAATTAATCAAAAATATGGTGTTTAGACATGAGTGTACTTTCAGGTAAAAACCTTGATTCAGATGCTTCTCTTACTCCCTGATAGCCTAGTCATGCCCAGCTGTTCATCACTTGCACTGTGCTTTTTCATGACCTTGTGCCCTTTACTTGTGCTGATTCCTCTGTCTAGGAAGtccttctcagttttctcaccggTAGTGGATACTGGGGATTGCCTCTCCAGCCTCCATTCTAGCCTTCTAGCAATTTAGTTGAAATTGGAAATTGCAAAACTACTTTTttcagactcccttgcagctagggtcTAGATCGGAAACAAGTTCAGTCAACAGGTGTGCTCCTGTGAGACCTGGAGGCAGATGCAGGGACAAGGCATCATTCTGCCTCTGTTGCTATTGGCAACCAAGTAACATTAAGTGTCATTTTAACTGTTGGACTCAATGTCCTGTCTCCGTGTCTAGTTACCAGTTTCATGGGTGTGAAGAGCCGCTACAGCAGCTGCACCAGCTTGACTTCTGGAACACAGCTTCTGTGGTGAGCCCTTTAATTCAATAGTCCAGGGGTAGCCCCCTGACTTCTGGCCCTCCAGCCCATCAGTTTTGTAAGCCCATGCTTGATTCTCAGTATTAAATCTTTCTCTGTTTGAAATATCACCTAATTCATTTTCAGCCTTCCAGATAGAGCCTGGGTCTTCCCTGAGCCACCAGGTTGGGCCAGGTGCCTCCCCTGTGCTCCCACCTTGCCCGCCCTGGCAAGTCTGTGCCTCTTCATCTTTGCTCCTCTGGCATCAGGGCTTGGCTTTCAGCATGCACAGTGTCCATATTTGCTGAACTGAAGCTTCCTCTGCCAAGATACCAGGAAGGTTCTGAAATCTAGTCTAAGCAGTACCCATTCTTAAGCCAGATCTGCAAACCCCAAAGAACAAGTTGGCTCTAGATGTATCTGGGATTCTAGATGAATCCAGAGCCCTCAGCTTTCCCATACTTCAGCTCCACACACAAGAGGCCACCAGAATTGAAGATTTGACCTGATCCCTGGGAAAGGGATGCTGAGGAATGAGGAAGTTGTTTACCTCTGGAGTTACCATTTGGTGGTTCTCAGGACCCTCTACTGCTGCGCCTGTAACGAGGCCAGCAGTCAATGGCAGCATAGGCTTTACAGTCAGGAAAACCCAAGATGGAAGGTGTGTGACCTGTGGAGCAAGTTACTTGTCTGAACCTGAGaatcttcatctataaaatgggattaataataTCAACCTCACAGCACAGTGCAGGCACATTGGAAATGCCCAGTTGCTATTATTATGGTCACCATTGGTGTCGACTGTGTCATCACTGTACCACAATTCTGTTACAGATTTTATAGACATATTTTTTCCTTCAGCCCACACAGACTCACATGCAATTAGGCTAGAATGCTCTGCTTTATACTCCTCCCCCCCAGAGGTattccattttccatagtggtgtGAGTAACCCTTTTTTGCAGAAGATCTATCTAGGCCCAAGTTTGGGGCTGTGCTGAGGAAAGAACAAAACCATTTATGTCAGTGACTCTGGACCCTAGCTGAAAATCAGGGTCGCCCAGAGAGttgaaaacaaaacagcaacaaaaataagcaaacagaatGAAACCAAGACACAGTGCCTGGGTTACCAACCAGAGATTCTCATTTAATAAGGCCCAAGCTTCAGTAGTTCTTAAGGCTCCCCAGGTGATTGTAATGTGCGGCTGAGAGCCACTGCTCAGTGTGGGAAAGATTAGCACTTGCATCCCCTCTAGGGGAGAAGAAAGAAGCTCTTACTTTTCTATAATCTCCAccacagtgggggaggggagaggactgAAGATTATAGTTGAATTACTCCACTTATAATGTGAACAAGGCATTCTTATTATGAACCTGGATAAATGACTCATCATGTTAATCCTCTGGTTAGTGTCTTGGTTTCTCTTCTAGAGGTGTCTGATCTGATGAGAAGAGGAGTGATCATAAATGCTCCAGGACATGGAAAATGCTAGGCTGGAAATACCCGTGAGGGATTCACGTTGGCTCGTGGGTGTCCATTCCATGGCGGGCTGGTTGCTGATGTCAGGTGTGTGCACTTTGATCTGGGGCAAGTGAAGTGATCCCTGCTTTGTCATAAAATCTAGCAAATATCTCAATGGAGATAGTTGCTGACAGCTGGGAGTGTGCTCAGACATAAAGAACCCGCATATCTCATTTTACTGGGTTTCGCAGATACTccatttttacaaattgaaggtttgtgaacAGCCCTgagttgtcagatgatggttagcatttttttagaaataaaatgttttaaaaattaaggtatgtacattgatttttttagacataatgctattgcacatttaatagactGAAGAATAGTGTAAACATAAGTTTTATATACTCTACTGGGATACCAAAAAATTCTTGTGACTCACTTTGTTGCTGTATTTGCTTTACTGCAGTGATCTAGAACCAAACACAGTATCTCTGAGGCATGCCTGTACATCTAAAAACCTGTAACTTCTTTTCCCCATTATTAAAGtgatatacaaaagaaaataaagaagatcaggagaacagaaaaatagaatGAACCCAGTAGAAACAAATAATAACTAAGGCTTATAGAGTTATGAGGTTCTAGACATGGTTCTAAGCCCTTAACCATATAAATTTACCCCTCACTACAACTCTGTGAGGTGGATCACTATTTGAactccatttacagatgaggaaagaggtgACTATTGGGTGACTTGTCCACAGTTAGTAAAGAACCAAGGTTTAGACTCATACTGCATTTAACGGGGTATGATCAACCTCAAAGGTACAGCTCATGAGGTAAGCTTTATCCAAGGATTCAATGCCACTTGctaaagttttaaaagttaatcTTAGTTGCTATTCACTCAACTGCTTATTTCACAATTACTTATTGGAGGCATCTTAATTATCAAGATTTTGAAGAGTATAGAGGCTACCTGTCTAGTCATTCTTACAGCATTGAACTCTCAGGTGTCTCAgcagaatatacatatgtaatcaACACAGTATAGTAAGATTAGAAATGTAGTAACTATTCCCTTCTAACAAAATTCAAAACCAACACTTCAAGACTCCTGGAATGTCACACACTTAACTAGTTGGAATGTTTAGCACTATCCTCTGTATTTTcatcaattaataaatacacCTTGGACAATAATTTAAGCTGCATCTCAGGAATTTGGTTTTGTAGCAACATGCCTAATATAGCAGTAGTGTCTTCAACTCAGAAATTTGGTGTTTTTCATGGATGGATGGCTAGATGGcagaacagatgaatgaatgaacagaggaGAATGCTTTGCAATGTTCTAGTTGcttaaaaattacatctttaaaaataatttggtgTTCTCCAGTTTGTCAAACAATAAACCCTGactcaggagaaaatttttatttctgtccttTCCATGGGTTAAATATGTAACTTCAAGCAAGTTATTATGGTGCCAGTTTTATCTGATTGTCATCAGGATTAACAATGAGCTAACCTAAATGAATTATTTAGCACCCTGCCTAATCCATGTCAAACAGTCAGCATATTTTAAACTGCCTTTAAAGTGAAgtaatatatgcaaaaaaaaccccaaattcaaATTATATGAAAAGCTATACAACGCAAAATAAGTTTCTTTTGGTAAAGTTTTCCTGTTGTTATTACTACTCTTATTAGAGATCTCCAAGCAAAAATAACCTTTTGCTGTTGATTAAGAAGGGAAAGGTTTACGGACTAGTAGATAACCTCGTTTGAGTCAGAACCAAGTGAAATAACAAAAGTATTCTGGCTAAATTCCAGCATGAGTGATTAACATTCTCcaacttcaaataatttttattattagccAACACTTGTCCTTCCCCAATAATACACATGTTGCATAAAGGCCACAGAATGAGGCGGTCTCCCTTGGCATGCTCACTATCTGTGCATACTTTCCACTGAggatttccctttctttttgatTGCTATTCCATAGCTTTACAACTCCCACTACTTTCAACCCTGGGATGTTTGCCGACACTGAGTGCCAAGTAgttccaaaaaacagaagagataAAATACGAGCACCTGTAGAATTCCAGGGAATGGAAGAGtaatgtacattttaaacatctttattaaCAGTTTTGATATTTGTGAAGCGattaatatgtatttcttttaactTTGAGGCTGGGATTAATACACATATTCTTCATTATTTTCCGCAAAGTCTTACTGataagcaggagggagagggctgTTCTGCAATTTAGTCTCCCAGTCTGTATAAATGGGATCCAGGACACAAGAACCACAGTAACCGCGGTCTATCTCAGCCCTTTAGTCCAGTCCTGAGTTCTCGAAGAACTCAGGCCCTCTTGCCTTTTTTCCGCCTTCTtcccaggagaaggaaggggtggGGCAGCGGGAAATAATTCAAACCCTCTTTGTAAGCGTGTGAATGCATTTCAAGAATGCTAAACACCTCACTCTTTCAACCCAATTAGAACGTTTAGAAAAGAGGCatttttagaacatttaaaaCTTGCAGCACAGTAACCCATCTGGAGAGCGCCACTGTGCGTCCCAGCAGTCGGGGCGCTCAGCAGGTCTTCCCGCGGGCTTCGGCAGCTCGGTGCGTCCCCAATTCCCAGCGGCGCGCGGGTGCGCGGTGAAGCAGCGGGCAGCCCCCGAGCGGGGGTGGGTGGTATGCGGCGCCCTGCCCATTACAGAGCCTGGAGCCAGTGTTGCTTCTCTCTGCGGGCGACTTCGGAACTGCCTGGATTTTTAACCTGATAAACGGATAAAGGACTAACATGTCTCGAGTCttccaaacacagaaagaaaatcacTTGTCGCAACAGTAAGATTTTGTTACGAAATGCAGAAGTAAAGGTTAAAGCCTGGGAGATAACCGGTAGCAcatgggggaggggcggggaggaggtgGATAAAATTGTGGACGCCGTGGCGATTTGAACGCCTACTCTGTGCCGGGCGCTCGGAATACCGCGCTGAACAAGATTGTCTAGGTTGTGGCTTTTTGGGGGGAACTATAAATAGCTTGGTTGCCTTGATCAAATTTCTAAACCTCCCTTTCTTCACCTGTGAGGTGTACTTGCCTCGTAGAATTGTTGTAAGAACTTGAGACATCCTGTATTAAGTTGTAAACAATTAACGCGCTGTCCGACACACAGTAGGGGCTCAGTAAGCATTTGTTCTCTCAACTTGAGCTCACCTGGTCTGAGGATAGCGCAGAGGGGAGACAGGAGCCACGGTTAAGACCGATTCTTTTGAGTAGTTCTTTGAAACAAGCGCTGGATTCTAATAATGCTTAGCCGCAGAGGGGGCACTGGAAGCAAGGGTTCATAAGCTAGAACATCACAGGAAAGTGAGCCCGGCACCGGTGGGCGCCGGGAGAGAACTCAGGAGAGACTTCTAACTAGGCTTTCCCGCCCCGGGTCTCAAGAAAAGCGTGATTAGCATGCGCCCCACCCCCATCGCTTCCGGGTCCGCGATTGGCCAGCGCTCCTGGGCTGCACGCTTCGGGCGGGGCCCGAGGGCGCCCCGGGAGAGGCAGAGCCTGCGGGGCAGTGGGCGGGGACGCGCGGAGAGCGTGGCAGGGCGGCCCACCAACCGAGCCCCAGCGctagggggcggggctggggcggagCCTCCCGACGGGCATTAGAAGCAGGTGACCCGGGCGGGGCTGGAGAGGCCAGGCAACCCGCGGCCGTGACTCTACCGCAGCTACAGCTGCTGTTGCCGCTGCTGCGCGCCGTTTGTTATCCTCCGGAGGTGGGCGAAAGGGTGCTAGAGCGCGGGGGAGGAGTCGATCCCGGCGCGTCCTGGGAGCGCCGCCACCGCCCCCAGGAGTCCGCTGGAGCGCGGAGCCccctgcaggggaggaggggagcggcTGGCGGGACGCGGCGGCGGGCTCCCACCATGCAGTCCCGGCGGGGCCAGCGCCGGCTGCTCCCAGTGCTGTGAGGCGGCAGGATCCTCCGGTCGCCGCACACCGCCTTTCTCTCGCCCAGGTGCTGCCAGGCGCGCTCGCCCTTCGTCCGGCCCCCGCACCCTGGTGGAAACGCACagcctgcccccgccccgccctgccccgcccgGATCATGCAGGGGGCCCCGGAGGAGGAGGGGGCGAGTGACCGGTCTGCGGCGACCTCGTTTAGGGGGCGGCTCCCTCTCTGAGACGCCCCCGCCCGCTGCCATGTGCTACCTCCTTGGGTACCCAGCCTATCTCCAAACTTTCCCGATGCCAGCCCAGCTCTGAGTCGCGGTTCTGAGTGAAGTGTCCCACAGACGGAGGACCCAGGCTGGCTACGGACTATCTGCTTATCTCGGGATCCTCGGAGGTGAGAGCCCGcgcctttctctttctccctatTCTTTTCCCGGTCCCTCAGCCATTTGCCGGGGGAGACTGAGTGCTCTGAGGCTGGGGTACAGCCTGGAAGGCCCAGCggaaagggaggtggggtgggagggaggcgaGGAGTTGGTAGTTTAGtttcaggaggtgggagggagggagggaggggagagaggttaACTTAAGAGATTTGGAGCCCGCTTGCGGGGACTGAGCCGTTATCGCCCCTCTAACTGGGAgtggtttccatttttcttctccctACTTTCTTTTCTAAAGAGTACTTGCGCTGGAATCTAGAGCCCTAACCGTCCCTCTCAACCCTATTCGGCGAAGAGCTGGAGAGGCAGCAGAGGCAGCGCCTTTCTGAAACAGTTTATCTTTGGAcggatttctttaaaagaaaaagaaaccaacaggTTGCCAGTTCCGGCGCCACACAAGTCTGCAGAGAGGGAAGCCGCGGTCCCGGTTTCCCCTGCTTGAGCTGGCCCCTTGCGGGCTGCGGCAggcgaggggagggagggggctatGGCTCGGCCTGACCCGTCCGCTCCGCCTTCGCTGTTGCTATTGCTTCTGGCGCAGCTGGCGGGCCGGGCGGCGGCCGCCTCCAAGGCCCCGGTGTGCCAGGAAATCACAGTGCCCATGTGCCGCGGCATCGGCTATAACCTGACGCACATGCCCAACCAGTTCAACCACGACACGCAGGACGAGGCGGGTCTGGAGGTGCACCAGTTCTGGCCGCTGGTGGAGATCCACTGCTCGCCGGACCTGCGCTTCTTCCTGTGCTCCATGTACACGCCCATCTGCCTGCCGGACTACCACAAGCCGCTGCCGCCCTGCCGCTCCGTGTGTGAGCGCGCCAAGGCCGGCTGCTCGCCGCTCATGCGCCAGTACGGCTTCGCCTGGCCGGAACGCATGAGCTGCGACCGCCTCCCAGTGCTGGGCCGCGACGCCGAGGTCCTGTGCATGGATTACAATCGCAGCGAGGCCACCACGGCGCCCCCCAGGCCCTTCCCGGCCAAACCCACCCTCCCAGGCCAGCCGGGGCCAGCCTCGGGGGGCGACTGCGCCGCCGGGGGCCCAGCGATGTGCAAGTGCCGCGAACCCTTCGTGCCCATTCTGAAGGAGTCGCACCCGCTTTACAACAAGGTGCGGACCGGCCAGGTACCCAACTGTGCGGTACCCTGCTACCAGCCGTCCTTCAGCCCCGACGAGCGCACGTTCGCCACCTTCTGGATCGGCCTGTGGTCTGTGCTGTGCTTCATCTCCACTTCCACCACGGTGGCCACCTTCTTAATAGACATGGAACGCTTCCGTTACCCTGAGCGCCCCATCATCTTCTTGTCAGCCTGCTACCTGTGCGTGTCGCTGGGCTTCCTGGTGCGCCTGGTCGTGGGCCATGCCAGCGTCGCCTGCAGCCGCGAGCACAGCCACATCCACTATGAGACAACGGGCCCTGCGCTGTGCACTGTTGTCTTTTTACTGGTCTACTTCTTCGGCATGGCCAGCTCCATCTGGTGGGTCATCCTGTCGCTCACCTGGTTCTTGGCGGCTGGCATGAAGTGGGGCAACGAGGCTATTGCAGGCTATGCGCAGTACTTCCACCTGGCCGCGTGGCTCATTCCCAGTGTCAAGTCCATCACTGCACTGGCACTGAGCTCCGTGGATGGGGACCCGGTGGCCGGCATCTGCTACGTGGGGAACCAGAACCTGAACTCGCTACGCGGCTTCGTGCTGGCCCCGCTGGTGCTCTACCTGCTGGTGGGCACGCTCTTCCTCCTGGCCGGCTTCGTGTCTCTCTTCCGCATCCGCAGCGTCATCAAGCAGGGTGGCACCAAGACGGACAAGCTGGAGAAGCTCATGATCCGTATTGGCATCTTCACACTACTCTACACAGTGCCCGCCAGCATCGTGGTGGCCTGCTACCTGTACGAACAGCATTATCGCGAGAGTTGGGAGGCTGCGCTCACCTGCGCGTGCCCAGGTCCAGATGCCGGCCAGCCGCGCGCCAAGCCCGAGTACTGGGTTCTCATGCTCAAGTACTTCATGTGCCTCGTGGTGGGCATCACGTCGGGCGTCTGGATTTGGTCCGGCAAGACTGTGGAGTCGTGGCGCCGCTTCACCAgccgctgctgctgccgccgcccgcGGCGGGGCCACAAGAGCGGCGGCGCCACTGCTGCCGGGGACTACGCCGAGGCGAGCGCAGCTCTCACTGGCAGGACCGGGAcgccgggccccgccgccgccgccgccgccgctgccgccgccgccgcctacCACAAGCAGGTGTCCTTGTCGCACGTGTAGGAGGCCGAGAGGGACCTGGCCGGGagttgagggagggagggaggttgtTTTGTTTGGTAGCTTTGCCAAGGTCACTTCCGTTTACCTTCATGGTGCTGATGCCCCCTCCTGGGGCAACttggagagaaggggaaaggggctggTTCAAGGGGAGTACCTGCCCCAGGACTTCGCAAAGGGGCTCAGCTCACGTCTGTTCTATCTTACTGCCTTTTCAAGGGGAACcctgtttttaatttatatgtagttttcttaatttttaactgTTGCATTTTGGCAACAAAATTTACCTTTGCTTTGGGGGCTTTACAGTCCTAAGGTTGGCATTATAACGACGTTCCACTTGGTTCAGGTTTCCTTGAACTGTGTGGTCT includes these proteins:
- the FZD5 gene encoding frizzled-5, with the protein product MARPDPSAPPSLLLLLLAQLAGRAAAASKAPVCQEITVPMCRGIGYNLTHMPNQFNHDTQDEAGLEVHQFWPLVEIHCSPDLRFFLCSMYTPICLPDYHKPLPPCRSVCERAKAGCSPLMRQYGFAWPERMSCDRLPVLGRDAEVLCMDYNRSEATTAPPRPFPAKPTLPGQPGPASGGDCAAGGPAMCKCREPFVPILKESHPLYNKVRTGQVPNCAVPCYQPSFSPDERTFATFWIGLWSVLCFISTSTTVATFLIDMERFRYPERPIIFLSACYLCVSLGFLVRLVVGHASVACSREHSHIHYETTGPALCTVVFLLVYFFGMASSIWWVILSLTWFLAAGMKWGNEAIAGYAQYFHLAAWLIPSVKSITALALSSVDGDPVAGICYVGNQNLNSLRGFVLAPLVLYLLVGTLFLLAGFVSLFRIRSVIKQGGTKTDKLEKLMIRIGIFTLLYTVPASIVVACYLYEQHYRESWEAALTCACPGPDAGQPRAKPEYWVLMLKYFMCLVVGITSGVWIWSGKTVESWRRFTSRCCCRRPRRGHKSGGATAAGDYAEASAALTGRTGTPGPAAAAAAAAAAAAYHKQVSLSHV